A DNA window from Leptidea sinapis chromosome 39, ilLepSina1.1, whole genome shotgun sequence contains the following coding sequences:
- the LOC126976189 gene encoding uncharacterized protein LOC126976189, which translates to MSQSHRIIITGLPQDGPKGKIIHYLRQSIFKKPQIMFWVEKVKVRNDNTKQVTVRFHSLQDAEFAVRVLQDHPYKSFDGQIYNLKCFLKESPPEQNKSGSTGLNNSFAKGDHNNLKRGADTPALKQELDMIEVEIELINKKRKLIEAERLLLLEQQKLESLQSNKTIRQSEVKPNPETPKAYVPARKRPLSFYGPCNYIKRDFTPLVLKNIDESMRFQFYKLLRIRIRERFVSMLDGKTIYPVSKLLEEYRRNYPKCTDEELTLDIKKELLENPDMFKRKGDKQSNEDKPDDNLNNEKVEDLTDLPIEKLAEELDEWYEEENVEEAKNVEDGKNVEEAKTVV; encoded by the exons ggTCCAAAAGGGAAAATAATACATTACTTAAGACAGTCTATTTTTAAAAAGCCTCAAATCATGTTTTGGGTTGAGAAAGTTAAGGTACGAAATGACAATACAAAGCAAGTAACAGTACGTTTCCATAGTTTGCAAGATGCTGAATTTGCTGTACGTGTGCTTCAAGATCATCCCTATAAAAGCTTTGATGGACAGATTTACAACTTAAAATGTTTTCTCAAGGAAAGTCCACCTGAGCAAAACAAATCAGGTTCTACTGGACTGAATAACTCATTTGCTAAAGGTGACCATAATAATTTGAAACGTGGAGCTGATACCCCAGCCTTAAAACAGGAATTGGATATGATTGAG GTGGAGATTGAACTCATTAATAAGAAACGTAAACTAATCGAAGCTGAGAGACTGTTGCTGCTGGAACAACAAAAGCTTGAGTCCTTACAG AGCAACAAGACTATCAGACAGTCCGAAGTAAAACCGAACCCAGAAACTCCTAAGGCATATGTACCGGCTAGAAAGCGGCCTTTGAGTTTCTATGGGCCGTGCAACTACATAAAAAGGGACTTTACACCTCTTGTCCTAAAGAATATTGATGAAAGTATGCGgtttcaattttataaattattgaggATCCGTATCAGAGAAAGATTTGTCAGTATGCTTGATGGAAAGACGATCTATCCTGTTAGCAAATTGCTAGAGGAGTATAGACGCAACTATCCAAAGTGCACTGATGAGGAATTGACCCTGGACATCAAAAAGGAGCTTTTGGAGAACCCTGATATGTTTAAACGCAAAGGAGACAAACAATCAAACGAAGACAAGCCAG ATGATAACTTGAACAATGAGAAAGTAGAGGATCTAACTGATTTGCCCATTGAAAAGTTGGCGGAGGAACTGGATGAATGGTATGAGGAAGAAAACGTAGAAGAAGCAAAAAACGTGGAAGACGGAAAAAACGTGGAAGAAGCAAAAACCGTGGTTTAA
- the LOC126976152 gene encoding uncharacterized protein LOC126976152 isoform X2, which translates to MLLIIHNLPACMHSKEIKDFIIAKSGIQQLVVDNLMYEKSGKKQVTVGLLNEGDAAIFVRKINSLYLYGEPIYIDNVGQKTAQMITQPQAVQVPVPPVPMNIAQYQSNAPFYQTDNYIQNPNALQSNIGSAFLQPNSLNYDKNAVEVARNSVMSFQSVSLQNNRSDQCSLNQALQNRGIQSVQRFEPLSTTDELLRNRNGLNHNQTSHPHVISNMRKEPSIPFSLSEVAKQNLPGMASVKSVYNSDDKMNFENSYHFSNLNQAAFRLVKQILKQFNILPKEATELYSHSKTKVLIRLKGLFVNEPCLAPAQAVDKYREKYAISNHKSFIKNIMRQINFFSNEFVRVYNPRPNPSPYSGKRNESNVQNSSGKFVSKNFGKEKLDVYLSCWNYATHNLAIKTVKNTRSSHIPNDLFRKLKNLIHARLDNIYVNRSCSSHTQAFMDYRKRFPKSTDKTLMDILRRSSEEKRKTAIKKEQTCTSSNPKNNESTKEPQIPTSKQLQRKFKESETAVIDLSDEEDEAQASNSILQPQSVDNKEDSDIEMIDLADETDEEEEMKELIKEELIKKEVIEDEKVGEELCPIDRKALNEEMSALRNLLNEVDKGADPQNAPGISWEYLIDDFKGLMRTRTEEVMRNKSQDQFLIAVECAPVTIAWETIEAFVMPRVFNASSTQLFTKISEQDQKWIVGCKNFEVFDKLCKILSVRIGDVTVTFEPFNLFVHENHSNYVAMQVLMNLSLKKNDNINDFIKSAKIKRENTTKNHSNDVIWVETPNNIIDLTDDVQENEVNAADITPISKIDSPTLENLNKDITCKENLQKIDKTISVINENTDQSMDLKEHDLIERSCENNPSYDISNTETDCVINENIIQSIDFKEHDLVGNEQKSCENNPNYDISNNETDRDINKNTDQSMDLKEHVLIENEQKSFKNNPSYNIVNTETDSILNENIDLTMDLEEHTSTKNDQDSCENNTSCDISNTETDRVTNENIDQSMELKEPYLIENEQQSCENNPNYDISSNETDRNINKNSDQSMDLKEHVLIEDEQKSCEKNRSYNIVNTETDTILNESIDLTVDLEEHTSTKNDQDSCENNTCCDISNTETDRVTNENIDQSMELNESDLTEN; encoded by the exons GCTCAAATGATAACTCAGCCACAGGCAGTGCAGGTTCCAGTACCACCAGTTCCAATGAACATTGCACAATATCAAAGCAATGCACCATTCTATCAAACGGACAATTACATTCAAAACCCGAACGCTCTGCAGTCAAACATTGGCAGTGCCTTTTTACAGCCCAACAGCCTTAATTACGACAAAAATGCTGTTGAAGTCGCCCGCAATTCTGTGATGAGCTTTCAGTCGGTTAGTCTTCAAAATAACAGAAGTGACCAATGCAGTTTAAATCAGGCACTACAAAATCGGGGAATTCAAAGTGTTCAACGCTTCGAGCCTCTTAGTACCACAGATGAACTACTTCGTAATCGTAACGGTCTTAATCATAACCAAACTTCACATCCACATGTCATCAGCAACATGAGGAAAGAACCGAGTATTCCATTCTCACTGTCAGAAGTcgcaaaacaaaatttaccagGAATGGCTAGCGTTAAATCTGTGTATAATAGTGACGATAaaatgaattttgaaaatagttACCACTTTTCTAATCTGAACCAAGCAGCGTTCCGATTAgttaaacaaattttgaaacaattcaATATCCTTCCAAAGGAAGCCACTGAACTTTACAGTCATTCAAAAACAAAAGTTCTTATTCGCTTAAAAGGTCTATTTGTTAATGAACCGTGTTTAGCTCCAGCACAGGCTGTTGATAAATATAGAGAAAAATATGCAATTAGTAATCACAAAtcatttatcaaaaatataatgaggcaaataaattttttttccaaTGAATTCGTTCGTGTTTACAATCCGCGTCCAAATCCCTCTCCCTATAGCGGGAAACGAAATGAATCGAATGTTCAAAATTCAAGTGGAAAGTTTGTGTCCAAAAATTTTGGTAAAGAAAAACTTGATGTATACTTATCATGCTGGAACTACGCAACGCACAATTTAGCCATAAAGACTGTGAAGAACACAAGATCCTCACATATTCCAAACGATCTTTtcagaaaattaaaaaacctCATTCATGCACGCTTAGATAATATCTATGTTAATCGGTCGTGCTCGTCTCATACACAAGCTTTTATGGATTATAGAAAAAGATTTCCTAAGAGCACCGATAAAACATTAATGGATATTCTGCGAAGGAGTTCTGAGGAGAAACGGAAGACAGCGATTAAAAAAG AACAAACGTGTACTTCAAGTAAtccaaaaaataatgaaagcaCCAAGGAACCCCAAATTCCTACATCCAAGCAACTCCAACGTAAATTTAAAGAGTCCGAAACAGCGGTGATAGATTTGTCGGATGAAGAAGATGAAG cacAAGCGAGTAATTCAATATTACAACCACAATCTGTTGATAACAAAGAAGATTCCGATATAGAGATGATAGACCTGGCGGATGAAACAGATGAAGAAG AAGAAATGAAAGAACTTATTAaagaagaattaattaaaaaggaGGTAATTGAAGATGAAAAAGTTGGTGAAGAACTATGTCCTATTGACAGGAAAGCGTTAAACGAAGAGATGTCCGCACTTAGGAACCTG ctTAATGAGGTTGATAAAGGAGCTGATCCACAGAACGCACCCGGGATTTCTTGGGAATATTTAATCGATGACTTTAAGGGG cTTATGAGAACACGTACCGAAGAAGTAATGCGAAATAAATCACAGGATCAGTTCCTTATAGCAGTTGAGTGCGCCCCGGTAACTATAGCATGGGAAACAATTGAGGCATTCGTGATGCCGCGTGTATTCAATGCATCATCAACACAATTATTCACTAAGATATCGGAACAAGACCAGAAATGGATTGTGGGTTGTAAAAACTTCGAAGTATTCGACAAATTGTGTAAAATCCTTTCAGTGCGGATTG GAGATGTGACGGTAACATTTGAACCGTTCAACTTATTCGTACATGAGAATCACTCCAACTATGTAGCAATGCAAGTTTTGATGAACTTATCTTTAAAAAAGaatgataatattaatgattttattaaatcagcTAAGATAAAACGGGAAAATACCACCAAAAACCATTCCAATGACGTAATTTGGGTTGAGAcacctaataatattattgatctaACAGATGACGTACAAGAAAATGAAGTAAATGCAGCAGATATAACTCCTATCAGCAAAATCGATTCCCCTACACTAGAAAATCTTAATAAAGATATAACATGTAAGGAAAATTTACAGAAAATTGATAAAACTATAAGcgttataaatgaaaatacagaCCAATCTATGGATTTGAAAGAACACGATTTGATTGAACGAAGTTGTGAAAATAACCCAAGCTATGATATATCAAATACGGAAACAGACTGcgttataaatgaaaatataattcaatCTATAGATTTTAAAGAACACGatttggttggaaacgaacagAAAAGTTGTGAAAATAACCCAAACTATGATATATCAAATAATGAAACAGAccgagatataaataaaaatacagaccAATCTATGGATTTGAAAGAACACGTTTTGATTGAAAATGAAcagaaaagttttaaaaataacccAAGCTACAACATAGTAAATACGGAAACAGACagcattttaaatgaaaatatagatctAACTATGGATTTGGAAGAACACACTTCAACTAAAAATGACCAGGATAGTTGTGAAAATAACACAAGTTGTGATATATCAAATACTGAAACAGACCGtgttacaaatgaaaatatagaccAATCTATGGAATTGAAAGAACcctatttaattgaaaatgaaCAGCAAAGTTGTGAAAATAACCCAAACTATGATATATCAAGTAATGAAACAGAccgcaatataaataaaaattcagacCAATCTATGGATTTGAAAGAACACGTTTTGATTGAAGATGAACAGAAAAGTTGTGAAAAAAACCGAAGCTACAACATAGTAAATACGGAAACAGACACCATTTTAAATGAAAGTATAGATCTAACTGTGGATTTGGAAGAACACACTTCAACTAAAAATGATCAGGATAGTTGTGAAAATAACACATGTTGTGATATATCAAATACTGAAACAGACCGtgttacaaatgaaaatatagaccAATCTATGGAATTGAACGAATCCGATTTGACTGAAAATTAA
- the LOC126976152 gene encoding uncharacterized protein LOC126976152 isoform X5, giving the protein MKELIKEELIKKEVIEDEKVGEELCPIDRKALNEEMSALRNLLNEVDKGADPQNAPGISWEYLIDDFKGLMRTRTEEVMRNKSQDQFLIAVECAPVTIAWETIEAFVMPRVFNASSTQLFTKISEQDQKWIVGCKNFEVFDKLCKILSVRIGDVTVTFEPFNLFVHENHSNYVAMQVLMNLSLKKNDNINDFIKSAKIKRENTTKNHSNDVIWVETPNNIIDLTDDVQENEVNAADITPISKIDSPTLENLNKDITCKENLQKIDKTISVINENTDQSMDLKEHDLIERSCENNPSYDISNTETDCVINENIIQSIDFKEHDLVGNEQKSCENNPNYDISNNETDRDINKNTDQSMDLKEHVLIENEQKSFKNNPSYNIVNTETDSILNENIDLTMDLEEHTSTKNDQDSCENNTSCDISNTETDRVTNENIDQSMELKEPYLIENEQQSCENNPNYDISSNETDRNINKNSDQSMDLKEHVLIEDEQKSCEKNRSYNIVNTETDTILNESIDLTVDLEEHTSTKNDQDSCENNTCCDISNTETDRVTNENIDQSMELNESDLTEN; this is encoded by the exons ATGAAAGAACTTATTAaagaagaattaattaaaaaggaGGTAATTGAAGATGAAAAAGTTGGTGAAGAACTATGTCCTATTGACAGGAAAGCGTTAAACGAAGAGATGTCCGCACTTAGGAACCTG ctTAATGAGGTTGATAAAGGAGCTGATCCACAGAACGCACCCGGGATTTCTTGGGAATATTTAATCGATGACTTTAAGGGG cTTATGAGAACACGTACCGAAGAAGTAATGCGAAATAAATCACAGGATCAGTTCCTTATAGCAGTTGAGTGCGCCCCGGTAACTATAGCATGGGAAACAATTGAGGCATTCGTGATGCCGCGTGTATTCAATGCATCATCAACACAATTATTCACTAAGATATCGGAACAAGACCAGAAATGGATTGTGGGTTGTAAAAACTTCGAAGTATTCGACAAATTGTGTAAAATCCTTTCAGTGCGGATTG GAGATGTGACGGTAACATTTGAACCGTTCAACTTATTCGTACATGAGAATCACTCCAACTATGTAGCAATGCAAGTTTTGATGAACTTATCTTTAAAAAAGaatgataatattaatgattttattaaatcagcTAAGATAAAACGGGAAAATACCACCAAAAACCATTCCAATGACGTAATTTGGGTTGAGAcacctaataatattattgatctaACAGATGACGTACAAGAAAATGAAGTAAATGCAGCAGATATAACTCCTATCAGCAAAATCGATTCCCCTACACTAGAAAATCTTAATAAAGATATAACATGTAAGGAAAATTTACAGAAAATTGATAAAACTATAAGcgttataaatgaaaatacagaCCAATCTATGGATTTGAAAGAACACGATTTGATTGAACGAAGTTGTGAAAATAACCCAAGCTATGATATATCAAATACGGAAACAGACTGcgttataaatgaaaatataattcaatCTATAGATTTTAAAGAACACGatttggttggaaacgaacagAAAAGTTGTGAAAATAACCCAAACTATGATATATCAAATAATGAAACAGAccgagatataaataaaaatacagaccAATCTATGGATTTGAAAGAACACGTTTTGATTGAAAATGAAcagaaaagttttaaaaataacccAAGCTACAACATAGTAAATACGGAAACAGACagcattttaaatgaaaatatagatctAACTATGGATTTGGAAGAACACACTTCAACTAAAAATGACCAGGATAGTTGTGAAAATAACACAAGTTGTGATATATCAAATACTGAAACAGACCGtgttacaaatgaaaatatagaccAATCTATGGAATTGAAAGAACcctatttaattgaaaatgaaCAGCAAAGTTGTGAAAATAACCCAAACTATGATATATCAAGTAATGAAACAGAccgcaatataaataaaaattcagacCAATCTATGGATTTGAAAGAACACGTTTTGATTGAAGATGAACAGAAAAGTTGTGAAAAAAACCGAAGCTACAACATAGTAAATACGGAAACAGACACCATTTTAAATGAAAGTATAGATCTAACTGTGGATTTGGAAGAACACACTTCAACTAAAAATGATCAGGATAGTTGTGAAAATAACACATGTTGTGATATATCAAATACTGAAACAGACCGtgttacaaatgaaaatatagaccAATCTATGGAATTGAACGAATCCGATTTGACTGAAAATTAA